The genomic window GCACCCGCCGTCAGGAGGTCGTCTCCCTGCCGCTGTCCATGCGCGGAGTCACCCAGGCCGTGCGCGCGGCGGACCGCCTGCACCGTCTCGCGGTGGACGAGTCCGCGGCGGACGCCGAGGCCCGCAACGACGAGGAGCGCGCGCAGCTGCTCGTGTCCATGGGCGCACCCGAGACCGGCCGGGTGCCCCCCGCCATCCGGGGTGCGCTGAACCGGCTCGAAGCCGACCAGAAGCGGCGCTCCCGCCGCATCCAGACCGACACCCTGGACCGGTTCCTGATCGACCTCACCACGTTCTACCGGGACGTGCTGAGCGTGCAGCTCGGCACCGGGATGCCGCTGATCAACCTGCACCTCGCGGAGCAGATCCAGGGCTACGCCACCAACACCGCCGCCGAGCAGACGCTGCACAGGATCGACGTGATCAGCGAGACGCGCCGGCGCATCCGCACGAACGTGAGCGCACAGCTCGCGTTCGAGGCCATGATGGTCTCCATCGTCTGAGACCCGGGAGGACCTCCGTGACACCACCCCTGCCCCGCCGTGCCCTGGCCCTGCTGGCAGCGGCCCTGCTGTGCCTCAGCGCGTGCTCGAGCGGCGGTGGGCAGGACCCCCGGGGCAGCGCGGATCCGGACGTCACCGCCGGCACGGACCCCGCGCTGCAGCGCTTCTACACGCAGACCCCGCAGTGGGGCGAGTGCGGCAGCACCTCCGGTGGGCAGCCCCTGCCCAAGGGCCTGGAGTGCGCGGAGCTCACCGTGCCCGTGGACTACGCCCACCCCTCGGGCGGGGACACCACCGTGGCGCTCGCCCGGCTGCCCGCGTCCGGCGGTGACGCCCGCGGCGCGCTGTTCCTGAACCCCGGTGGTCCGGGCGGGTCCGGCGTGGACATGATGGCCTCCACCGACTACTTCAGCTCCGCCAAGATCCGCAGGGACTACGACCTCGTGGGCTTCGACCCCCGCGGCGTGGTCCGCTCGGACGGCATCCGCTGCCTCTCCGACCGTGAGCTGGACGAGTGGCGTGCGCAGCCGGCGTTCGACCCCTCCAAGCAGTCGCTCGACGACGTGCGGAAGAGCTCGCAACGGATCGGCCGCGCCTGCCACGAGCACTCCTCCGCGGTGGTCTCCCACATGGACACCCAGAACGTGGCCCGGGACCTGGACGTCCTGCGGGCCTCCCTGGGCCAGGCCACCACCCACTACATGGGCTTCTCCTACGGCACGGAGATCGGCGCCACCTACGCCCACCTGTTCCCCCGCAGGACCGGCCGCATGGTGCTCGACGGCGCGGTGGACCCGGCCCTCGACGAGCGCTCCTCGTCCCTCGCCCAGGCCGAGGGGTTCGAGGACAACCTGCGCCACTTCGTGGCGGACTGCCAGGAGCACACCCGCGGCTGCGCCGTGGGCGGCGAGGACGTGGACGCCGGCGTCCGCAGGATCCAGGACATGCTGCACTCCGTGGCGCAGGGCCGCACTCGGACCTCCGACGGGCGCACCGTGACCCCCACGAACGCCCTCGAGGGGATCCTGGTGCCGCTGTACTCCACGAGCGGCTACGACCAGCTGAACTCCGCGCTGCACGAGGCCTTCGACGGCTCGTTCGACGCCCTCATGGCCTCCTCCGACGCCAACCACGGCCGGGACCCGTCCGGGAAGTACACCTCCAACGTGTCCATGGCGTTCCTGGCCGTGAGCTGCCTGGATGCCACCGACTCCGGTGTGACCGACGCCCAGATGACCCGGGCCGCACAGCAGATGACGGAACGGGCGCCCACGTTCGGCCCCTACCTGGGCTACGGGGCGGCGGCGTGCCAGGGGTGGCCGGACAAGCCGGTGACCCCGCTGCCGGAGCTGCGCGCGGACGTGGAGACCCCGGCGGTGGTCATCGGCACCACCCACGACCCCGCCACGCCCTACCCGTGGGCGCAGTCGCTGGCCTCCCAGCTGGGCCGGGCGCGGCTGCTGACCCACGAGGGCTACGGCCACACGGCCTACACCTCAGGCAGCGGCTGCATCACCCGGGCCGTGGACGACTACCTCCTGGACGGCACCCTCCCGGACGAGGGCACAGTGTGCCGCCAGAGCTGAGCCCGCGGGCCCGCCCTGATTGGTGGTGCTCAGCCGCCATCTGATACTGTTTCGGCGTGCATCTGGGGTGTCCACACCCCGGTCACGCCGCCTTAGCTCAGTCGGTAGAGCGATTCACTCGTAATGAATAGGTCGCCGGTTCGATTCCGGCAGGCGGCTCCGCGAAAGCCCCGTCACCACCAGGTGACGGGGCTTCTCCCGTGTCCGGGCCCGGCCCCCATGGGATGCAGGACCACGCGCGGCGGGCCGGGCCCCTGCCCGGCGTGCCTGATCTCACCAGCCGCGGTGGGCTCCCGTCCCATCGATGCGGGGAACGCCCCGGGCCGGGGCGGCTCGCCGACGAGAGCGCGGCCGCGGGCGGGGGCGTGTCAGTGCTCGTGCGAGCGCTCGTCCGCGAGGAACGCCTCCGGCTGAGTGCGGCGCAGCCAGCGGGTGTGCACCCGGAAGTTGATCTCCACCAGCACGGAGCCCACGGCGGCGATGGCCACGGCCGCCCAGAACAGGGACGCGTGCGGCAGCTGGAACTGGTGGTACGCCAGCGACAGCGGCACCACGAGCACGAGCACCAGACCCGCATACATCGTTAGCACCAGGGCCAGCCGCACGGCCGTGAGGGGGCGGGAGCCCACGCACAGCACCCACAGCCCCACCAGCACGAGCACGATGAAGCTCGCGGTCTGGAACGCCCGTGTGCTCTCGGCGGGGTCCAGGGTGCGCTCGTAGAAGTTCAGCCCCACCACGCACAGCGTCACGATGGCCGCACTCGGCAGCGCGAAGTGCAGCGCCCGGCGCAGGTACCCGGAGACGTAGCGGCGGGTGTTGGGCAGCATGGTCAGGATGAAGGACGGGATGCCGATCATCAGGGCGTCCGCCGTGGAGTACTGGCGCGGCAGGAACGGGAACGTCCAGGCCAGCAGGCCGAGCGCGAGCCCCATCATGACCGCGAAACCGGTCTTGGTGAGGAACAGGTTGGTGACCCGTTCGATGTTCGCGATGATCTTCCGGCCCTCGGCGAGCACGGACGGCAGCCGGGAGAACTGGCCGTCCAGCAGCACCATGCGGGACACGGCCTTGGTCGCGGGAGCGGCGTTGCCCATCGCGATGCCGAGGTCCGCGTGCTTGAGCGCCAGGGCGTCGTTGATGCCGTCACCGGTCATGGCCACCACGCGGCCGCTGTCCTGCAGCCCGAGCACCATGTTCTTCTTCTGGTGGGGCGAGACCCGGCCGAAGACGCTGTGCTCGAGTGCCGCACGGTGCAGCTCATCCCCGTCCTCCGGCAGGGCGCTCGCGTCCACCGCCCCATGGGAGACGTCCATGCCCGCCATTCCGGCGGCAGCCGCGACCGTGGCCGGGTTGTCCCCGGAGAACACCTTCAGGTCGATGCCCTGGTCCTGGAAGTACTGCAGGGTGCGGCGGGCGTCGGAGCGCACCTGCTCGCTGAAGGTCAGCAGCAGCTGCGGTTCGAGGTCCTCGGGCAGCGTCTGCGCCGCGCGCGGCTTCTCCCCGGGGCCGGTGTCCGCCATGACCAGGTGGGGTGCGTGGGAGAGCACCATGGTGCGCATGCCCGCGGCCGCGAGGTCCTGGGCGTGGCCCCGGGCCGCGGCCCGCTCCTCCCCCGCGAGCAGCACTTCCGGGGCCCCCAGGATCCAGGCACCGGTGTCGGGGAACTCCACGCCGGAGAACCGGTTGGCGGAGGAGAAGCCCAGCACGGCAACGGGCTGGGCCGGGTTCGGGTGCTCGAAACCCTCGGCGAGCGCCGCGGCCGTGGGGTTGGCGTGCGGGTCCGCCCCGAACCACGCGAGCGCCGCGGCGGCCTCCGGGGAGGGCTCCAGGACGTCCTCCCGGGCGTCCGCCTCCGCTGCCGTGCCGACGACGCCGCCCGGCCCGGCGGCGTCGTCCCGCGCCGGGGGCATCAGGCTGCGGGCGGCGTCGAACGAGACGCCGCCCTCCGTGAGGGTGCCGGTCTTGTCGAAGCACACCGTGTCCACGCGGGCGAGCACCTCCACGGCGGGCTGCTCCTGGATCAGCACCTCGTCCCGGGCGAGCTTGACCGCCGCCACGGCGAAGCTGATGGTGGTCATCAGCGCGAGTCCCTGCGGGATCATCGAGGCCACAGAGGACACCGCGGCCACGAGGGCGTCCTGCCAGGACCCGGAGTCGAGGGCCCGGTGCCAGCCGCCGGCTGCCTGCATCTGACCGTTGAGCACCACCGCGATGATGGGGACCAGGGCGATGGTCAGCCACCGCACCACGCGGGCGAGGGAGGCCCGCAGCTCCGAGTTGATGGGCGCGAACTGCCGCGCCTCGTTGGCGAGCTTCGAGGCGTGGGACTTCTCCCCCACCGCGGTGACGCGCACCGCGCCCGAGCCGCTGGTGACGCTCGACGCGGAGAACATGCGGTCCCCGGGGTGCTTGAGAACGGCGTCGCTCTCACCGGTGAGCAGGGACTCGTCGAGGTCGAGTCCGTCCGCGGAGAGCACCACGGCGTCCGCAGGCACCTGGTCCCCGCGGCTGAGCAGCAGGACGTCGTCCAGCACGATCTCCTCGAGGGGGATCTTCACGCTGCGCCCGTCGCGCAGCACGGTGGCCGGGTCCCGGCGCAGCAGGGCGATCTTGTCCAGCTGCCGCTTGGCGGAGTACTCCTGCACGAAGCCGATGACCACGTTGCTCAGCGCCGCGAGGCAGAACAGCAGGTCCAGCCACCGGCCCAGCGCGATGATCACCGCCGCGCACAGTCCCAGCACCAGGTTGAACAGCGTGAACACGTGGGTGCGGATGATGGCCCACACGCTGCGCGACGTGGTGGACGACGCCGCATTGGTGAGTCCGAGCTCCACGCGCTCGGCGACGGCCTGCGAGCTCAGCCCCTCCCTCACCAGCGTGCCGTCGTCGGCCCTCTGCGGCCTGGGCGCGGCGTTCTGGGTGCGTTGGGGCATCGCTCTCCTCGCAGCTGTCGGTGGTGCCCCCAGTCTAGGAGGGCCCCCGGCCGATGGCGCGCCTTGGAGCGGTCAGCGCGAGTCCCGACGTCGCGCGGCTCCGGGAACGGGTTCCCGGTGGCCCTCGCGCGCTCCCCCGAAGGTCTCAAGATGGCAACGATTGCCCCCGGGTCTTCCTCGGCACAACGCCGTTTTATAACATCGTCGGCAGGTTGTCGCGGCCCAGGCCGCCGCGACGTCCGTCACAGGGGACACAACGGTGCCCCGGACGGGTTTTCCACCGGCCACGGCGGCCGGGGAGCGGGAGACCTGTCCGGGCATCGTCCCTGTCCGGCTCAGCGCGCTGCCGGGCCCTGCGGGTGGTCCGCCATCAGCGCCTCGGCCGCCACCACGTAGTCCTCGACCACCGCGCAGCGGCGCCGGATCGAGTCGAGGGAGGGGTTCGTACTCCGCCCGGAAGCCGGGCTCTCACCCGGCGCGGCGGGTTCCGCGGTCGGGCGGGCCGTCTCGGCCGCCCCGCCCCGCTCGACCGCCCCGCCCCGTTCACCGCCGGGCACTGTCGGGGCAGGTTCCGGGGAGACCGGCCCTGCATCCGACCCCAGGGGCGAGCCCGCGGCCGGTTCCGCGCCCGCGGGAGCCGCGCGGGCGGCGTCATGCCGGGGACACGACGCCGCTGCCGCGCGGGGGACGCCCTGCGCGGCAAAGCGCGCCATCGTCAGGGCCTCGGCGGTCTGGGCCATCGAGTTGCCGGCCCGCGAGAGCTGCCGGTGGACGTCCGAGAGGTAGCCGGACGTGGAATGGGGGATGTCCTGCGTCTGGGAGGGCGCGCGGGTGTGGGCCTCGGTGCACACGGCCCGGACCCGCGGCAGCAGCTCAGCCAGCTCGTTGGCCACGGGCACGGCCGCGGCGCGCAGCTCGGGGTCGCGCACCGACTCGAGGATCTGGTGGTAGCGGTCCAGGCCGCGCTTGAAACGGTCGTGGGCGCGGCGCCACACGCCCTCGCCCAGCTCCCGCTCGTCCCGGCGCGAGGCCCTGTAGTCACCGAAGAAACCCACCGTCATCCCTCTTCCGCATCCGCGTCCCGCACCCTCGGGCAGCGGTTCATGCTACCGCCTCAGCAGCACCGGCCCTCGGGGTGGGCGTCCTGCCAGTCCTGCCAGTCGCGCCAGAACTCGCGTTCCGTCATGGGCGGCTGGTCGCTGCCGCTCGCGCGGTGATACTGCAGGTAGCGCTCGTACCGGTCCGCGCCCAGCACCCCGTTGCCGAAGCGCACCGCCGCCCGGCACCAGCCCGCCGCCCGCGCGAGCAGCGGGGCCGGGCTCGTGCCGGGCATCAGTGGCCCCCGCCCGTGGGGGTGCGCTGCTCGAGGGGCAGCACCTGCCACTGCTTCTCGAGGGCCTTCTCGGAGGGGGTGGCCACCAGGCCCGACGGCGCGTAGAACCGGGACTCCACGAACGGGTCCTCGTTCCCGCCGCGGCCGCGTCCCCGCACCGCCCGGACCGTCTCCAGGGTGGCCATGACCACCACGACGATGGTGAGCACCACGAACAGGATGGACAGGGTGCCCTGCACGAACGTGTTGCGCACCACCGCCTCCATGGCCTCCACGGACTTGGCGGTGCCGAAACTCGTCCTGCCCTGGGCGAGGGCGTCCTTGAACGCCACGTGGTTGGCCCAGTAGCCCACCTTGGGATCCGGGGAGAAGATCTTGAACCACG from Kocuria rhizophila DC2201 includes these protein-coding regions:
- a CDS encoding alpha/beta hydrolase — protein: MTPPLPRRALALLAAALLCLSACSSGGGQDPRGSADPDVTAGTDPALQRFYTQTPQWGECGSTSGGQPLPKGLECAELTVPVDYAHPSGGDTTVALARLPASGGDARGALFLNPGGPGGSGVDMMASTDYFSSAKIRRDYDLVGFDPRGVVRSDGIRCLSDRELDEWRAQPAFDPSKQSLDDVRKSSQRIGRACHEHSSAVVSHMDTQNVARDLDVLRASLGQATTHYMGFSYGTEIGATYAHLFPRRTGRMVLDGAVDPALDERSSSLAQAEGFEDNLRHFVADCQEHTRGCAVGGEDVDAGVRRIQDMLHSVAQGRTRTSDGRTVTPTNALEGILVPLYSTSGYDQLNSALHEAFDGSFDALMASSDANHGRDPSGKYTSNVSMAFLAVSCLDATDSGVTDAQMTRAAQQMTERAPTFGPYLGYGAAACQGWPDKPVTPLPELRADVETPAVVIGTTHDPATPYPWAQSLASQLGRARLLTHEGYGHTAYTSGSGCITRAVDDYLLDGTLPDEGTVCRQS
- a CDS encoding HAD-IC family P-type ATPase: MPQRTQNAAPRPQRADDGTLVREGLSSQAVAERVELGLTNAASSTTSRSVWAIIRTHVFTLFNLVLGLCAAVIIALGRWLDLLFCLAALSNVVIGFVQEYSAKRQLDKIALLRRDPATVLRDGRSVKIPLEEIVLDDVLLLSRGDQVPADAVVLSADGLDLDESLLTGESDAVLKHPGDRMFSASSVTSGSGAVRVTAVGEKSHASKLANEARQFAPINSELRASLARVVRWLTIALVPIIAVVLNGQMQAAGGWHRALDSGSWQDALVAAVSSVASMIPQGLALMTTISFAVAAVKLARDEVLIQEQPAVEVLARVDTVCFDKTGTLTEGGVSFDAARSLMPPARDDAAGPGGVVGTAAEADAREDVLEPSPEAAAALAWFGADPHANPTAAALAEGFEHPNPAQPVAVLGFSSANRFSGVEFPDTGAWILGAPEVLLAGEERAAARGHAQDLAAAGMRTMVLSHAPHLVMADTGPGEKPRAAQTLPEDLEPQLLLTFSEQVRSDARRTLQYFQDQGIDLKVFSGDNPATVAAAAGMAGMDVSHGAVDASALPEDGDELHRAALEHSVFGRVSPHQKKNMVLGLQDSGRVVAMTGDGINDALALKHADLGIAMGNAAPATKAVSRMVLLDGQFSRLPSVLAEGRKIIANIERVTNLFLTKTGFAVMMGLALGLLAWTFPFLPRQYSTADALMIGIPSFILTMLPNTRRYVSGYLRRALHFALPSAAIVTLCVVGLNFYERTLDPAESTRAFQTASFIVLVLVGLWVLCVGSRPLTAVRLALVLTMYAGLVLVLVVPLSLAYHQFQLPHASLFWAAVAIAAVGSVLVEINFRVHTRWLRRTQPEAFLADERSHEH
- a CDS encoding YbdD/YjiX family protein; this translates as MPGTSPAPLLARAAGWCRAAVRFGNGVLGADRYERYLQYHRASGSDQPPMTEREFWRDWQDWQDAHPEGRCC